The following proteins are co-located in the Streptomyces sp. DT2A-34 genome:
- a CDS encoding ABC transporter ATP-binding protein, whose product MTSAVCVRGLWKRFGQQVAVAGIDLELPAGKFIGLVGPNGAGKTTTLSMVTGLLRPDGGTVEVVGHDVWRDPVEVKARIGVLPEGLRLFERLSGRELLAYSGRLRGLPGAEVDKRATQLLDVLDLAGAQHKLVVDYSTGMRKKIGLAAALLHNPEVLFLDEPFEGVDPVSAQTIRGVLERYTASGATVVFSSHVMELVESLCDWVAVMAAGRIRAHGPLAEVRGEAASLQQAFLELVGANGRDAGSDLDWLGGGAR is encoded by the coding sequence ATGACGTCGGCCGTATGTGTGCGTGGGCTCTGGAAGCGGTTCGGGCAGCAAGTCGCCGTTGCCGGGATTGATCTGGAGTTGCCTGCGGGGAAGTTCATCGGGCTCGTCGGGCCCAATGGAGCGGGGAAGACCACGACCCTCTCCATGGTGACTGGGCTGCTCAGGCCCGATGGCGGGACTGTCGAAGTCGTCGGGCATGACGTGTGGCGGGACCCCGTCGAGGTGAAGGCGCGGATCGGGGTGCTGCCTGAGGGGCTTCGGCTCTTCGAGCGGCTCTCCGGGCGGGAACTGCTCGCGTACTCGGGGCGGTTGCGCGGGCTTCCCGGGGCCGAGGTCGACAAGCGGGCCACCCAGTTGCTCGACGTACTCGATCTGGCGGGGGCCCAGCACAAGCTGGTCGTCGACTACTCGACCGGTATGCGCAAGAAGATCGGACTCGCGGCCGCGCTCCTCCACAATCCCGAAGTGCTGTTCCTGGACGAGCCGTTCGAGGGCGTGGACCCCGTCTCCGCGCAGACCATCCGGGGCGTCCTGGAGCGCTACACCGCCTCCGGCGCGACCGTAGTCTTCTCCTCCCATGTCATGGAGCTCGTCGAGTCGCTGTGCGACTGGGTCGCCGTCATGGCCGCCGGACGCATCCGGGCCCACGGCCCCCTCGCCGAGGTGCGCGGGGAGGCGGCCTCGCTACAGCAGGCGTTCCTCGAACTCGTCGGCGCGAACGGCCGCGACGCCGGATCCGACCTCGACTGGCTGGGCGGCGGGGCGCGATGA
- a CDS encoding bifunctional DNA primase/polymerase: MFSVEETIPATEAAQIPKQRGETLLETAVRYAEERHWDVFPGTWLEAVEGVQVCSCGDTACPAPGAHAARPDWATQATGSATVARRMWQKQPNASILLPTGRTFDAISVPETAGFLALARMERMELTLGPVTLAPDRRMHFFVLPGASVKVPELVRKLGWSIGSLDMVALGEGAYVAGPPTRFGSRGAVQWACRPTPANRWLPDAEELISPLAYACGRDR; the protein is encoded by the coding sequence GTGTTCAGCGTGGAAGAGACGATCCCGGCCACCGAAGCCGCACAGATTCCCAAGCAGCGCGGCGAAACGCTGCTGGAGACCGCCGTTCGCTATGCCGAGGAGCGCCACTGGGACGTGTTCCCGGGGACCTGGCTGGAAGCCGTCGAGGGCGTGCAGGTGTGCTCCTGCGGCGACACCGCGTGCCCCGCGCCCGGCGCGCACGCCGCACGCCCCGACTGGGCGACGCAGGCGACGGGAAGCGCGACGGTCGCGCGACGGATGTGGCAGAAGCAGCCGAACGCGTCGATCCTGCTGCCGACGGGACGGACCTTCGACGCGATTTCCGTCCCGGAGACCGCGGGGTTTCTCGCCCTGGCCCGTATGGAGCGGATGGAACTGACGCTGGGGCCGGTGACGTTGGCGCCCGATCGGCGGATGCACTTCTTCGTGTTGCCGGGTGCGTCGGTGAAGGTTCCCGAGCTGGTACGCAAGTTGGGCTGGTCGATCGGGTCGCTGGACATGGTCGCGCTCGGGGAGGGGGCGTATGTCGCCGGGCCTCCTACGCGGTTCGGGTCTCGGGGGGCTGTGCAGTGGGCCTGTCGGCCTACGCCGGCTAATCGGTGGTTGCCGGATGCGGAGGAGTTGATCTCGCCGTTGGCATACGCCTGCGGGCGGGATCGGTAG